A single region of the Pyxidicoccus trucidator genome encodes:
- a CDS encoding dihydrofolate reductase family protein, with amino-acid sequence MIVSLDGYIEGPNRELDWFDDGNPQFEQYCDEMIDSVGLALYGRRSYELMLSYWPNAEVNPRSAADLAFARKMNALPKLVLSRTLEHATWNNTRIVRDRVAETLTELKSQPGKPLVAWAGAGLVSTLAQHDLIDEYRLIVHPVLLGSGTPLFPPTGNRQKLNLVRTTQLGRNLVVLCYEPHKT; translated from the coding sequence ATGATTGTGTCTCTCGACGGCTACATCGAGGGGCCGAACCGCGAGCTCGACTGGTTCGACGATGGCAACCCGCAGTTCGAGCAGTACTGCGACGAGATGATCGACTCCGTCGGCCTCGCGCTCTACGGCCGACGCTCGTATGAGCTGATGCTGAGCTACTGGCCGAACGCCGAGGTGAACCCCCGCTCGGCGGCGGACCTTGCGTTCGCCCGCAAGATGAATGCCCTGCCGAAGCTCGTCCTGTCACGGACGCTCGAGCACGCGACGTGGAACAACACGCGCATCGTCCGTGACCGCGTCGCGGAGACCCTCACCGAGCTCAAGAGTCAGCCTGGCAAGCCGCTCGTGGCGTGGGCTGGCGCGGGCCTGGTCTCCACCCTCGCGCAGCACGACCTCATCGACGAGTACCGGCTCATCGTGCATCCCGTCCTGCTCGGCTCGGGAACGCCGCTCTTCCCGCCCACGGGGAACCGTCAGAAGCTGAACCTGGTCCGTACGACGCAGCTGGGCCGCAACCTCGTCGTGCTGTGCTACGAGCCGCACAAGACATGA
- a CDS encoding MATE family efflux transporter, which yields MSTAVNPPQEVKPYRTELRELSRLAIPIAIAQGGQALMGLVDTLVVGRAGTSALAAVGLGNGLFFAVSGFGMGLMMGFDPLLSQAIGARQYARARALLWQGGWMSLFAGVVLAALLMVSPVLLPLAGIGAAEVSGAHDYLLWRAPSLPLMLAFLTMRSYLQSTAFTRPLVVATVAANVLNLFADILLVFGGADLPAYFGPLRAVPAMGVAGSALATTLCTALQLGIVMVSVRATGKTEGARPARMPVWTDLAQAARVGIPIGLHLGAEIGVFALAGVLAGGLGPASVGAHQIAISFASLTFTVALGIGNAGSVRVGWAVGAHNTPQARVSGFTAFAGGAGFMALGGLVFALFPNALAELSGAPADVVPLLIPLLMVSAVFQIFDGVQGVGAGVLRGAGDTRFTFLANMVGHYAIGLPLTLLLGFKLGLGVVGIWWGLCAGLVTVAVALLWRFHRLSAGTLRPLEA from the coding sequence ATGTCCACCGCCGTGAATCCGCCGCAGGAAGTGAAGCCGTACCGCACGGAGCTGCGCGAGCTGAGTCGGCTGGCCATCCCCATCGCCATCGCCCAGGGCGGCCAGGCGCTCATGGGCCTGGTGGACACGCTGGTGGTGGGGCGGGCGGGCACGTCCGCGCTGGCGGCGGTGGGGCTGGGCAACGGCCTGTTCTTCGCCGTCAGCGGCTTCGGCATGGGGCTGATGATGGGCTTCGACCCGCTCCTGTCCCAGGCCATTGGGGCACGTCAGTACGCCCGGGCGCGGGCGCTGCTGTGGCAGGGCGGGTGGATGTCGCTGTTCGCGGGCGTGGTGCTGGCCGCGCTGCTGATGGTGTCGCCGGTGCTGCTGCCGCTGGCGGGAATCGGCGCGGCGGAGGTCTCCGGGGCGCACGACTACCTGCTGTGGCGCGCGCCCAGCCTGCCGCTGATGCTGGCCTTCCTGACGATGCGCTCGTACCTCCAGTCCACGGCCTTCACCCGGCCGCTGGTGGTGGCCACGGTGGCGGCCAACGTCCTCAACCTGTTCGCGGACATCCTGCTGGTGTTCGGCGGGGCGGACCTGCCGGCGTACTTCGGACCGCTGCGCGCGGTGCCTGCCATGGGCGTGGCGGGCTCGGCGCTGGCGACGACGCTGTGCACGGCGCTGCAGCTGGGCATCGTCATGGTGTCGGTGCGGGCCACCGGGAAGACGGAGGGCGCACGGCCGGCGCGCATGCCGGTGTGGACGGACCTGGCGCAGGCCGCGCGGGTGGGCATTCCGATTGGCCTCCACCTCGGCGCGGAGATTGGCGTGTTCGCGCTGGCGGGCGTGCTGGCGGGAGGCCTGGGCCCGGCGAGCGTGGGGGCGCACCAGATTGCCATCTCCTTCGCGAGCCTCACCTTCACGGTGGCCCTGGGCATTGGCAACGCGGGCAGCGTGCGGGTGGGCTGGGCGGTGGGGGCGCACAACACGCCGCAGGCGCGGGTGAGCGGCTTCACCGCCTTCGCGGGAGGCGCGGGCTTCATGGCGCTGGGAGGGCTGGTGTTCGCCCTCTTCCCGAATGCGCTGGCGGAGCTGTCCGGAGCGCCGGCGGACGTGGTGCCGCTGCTGATTCCGCTGCTGATGGTGAGCGCCGTGTTCCAGATATTCGACGGCGTGCAGGGCGTGGGCGCGGGCGTGCTGCGCGGCGCGGGCGACACGCGCTTCACCTTCCTGGCCAACATGGTGGGGCACTACGCGATTGGCCTGCCGCTGACGCTGCTGCTGGGCTTCAAGCTGGGCCTGGGCGTGGTGGGCATCTGGTGGGGCCTGTGCGCGGGGCTCGTCACCGTGGCGGTGGCGCTGCTGTGGCGCTTCCACCGGCTGAGCGCCGGCACGCTGCGCCCGCTGGAGGCGTAG
- a CDS encoding porin family protein encodes MRMLSKWVALAGVLGVGTEAAAEGWHGYASLGAGITLDHMSDFHTKGPALHGYLGVESPPGLSVGLLAEVSETWGQQFPVSGDPSRLERAQLDYKAVGIEARLRFFRDKRINPWVGARLSKSWSSTFIPDNAGNLFREKIDTTGMAFRVGVDGWINQYWGLSVATAFQFCDVKFTEESIRECADPLHSVIAGPVLRF; translated from the coding sequence ATGAGAATGCTGTCGAAGTGGGTGGCACTGGCGGGCGTGCTGGGCGTGGGGACGGAGGCCGCGGCGGAAGGCTGGCACGGCTATGCCTCGCTGGGTGCGGGAATCACCCTGGACCACATGAGCGACTTCCACACGAAGGGCCCGGCGCTGCACGGGTACCTCGGCGTGGAGTCACCGCCGGGACTGTCGGTGGGCCTGCTGGCTGAAGTCTCCGAGACGTGGGGGCAGCAGTTCCCCGTGTCTGGAGACCCGAGCCGGCTGGAGCGGGCGCAGCTCGACTACAAGGCGGTGGGAATCGAAGCGCGGCTGCGCTTCTTCCGCGACAAGCGCATCAACCCGTGGGTGGGGGCGCGCCTGTCGAAGAGCTGGTCGAGCACCTTCATCCCGGACAACGCGGGGAACCTCTTCCGCGAGAAGATAGACACCACGGGCATGGCCTTCCGGGTGGGCGTGGACGGGTGGATCAACCAGTACTGGGGCCTGTCGGTGGCCACGGCCTTCCAGTTCTGCGACGTGAAGTTCACCGAGGAGAGCATCCGCGAGTGCGCGGACCCGCTGCACTCGGTGATTGCGGGGCCGGTGCTGCGGTTCTGA
- a CDS encoding AAA family ATPase — MSVSFEAAASAVRDALTDAGRGLIEREAMVELVALSAVAGEHLLVIGPPGTAKSEAVRRTSRALGGSYFEYLLGRFTEPSELFGPVDLRKLREGLVETETSGMLPEAEVAFLDEVFLGSTAILNTLLGILNERTFRRGHTRMRCPLRVCVGASNALPEDDSLAAFADRFLARIFVEPVPDPRLEELLAGGAALWGEGETRSTSLESVDVLAQAAREADLSVVRPHLAHALRTLRAAGIALSDRRAVKVQKLIASAAVLAGRRTPSTADLWPLVYAVPTKEAQALARDVLRELLAASENPALASAALEASAGPRARAQRIATAGHLLLAERPADGDAEAVAAWRLKLEGVAREMDAGFALEAMPEELKALRAQLSLVLAPTAAVAPGVAA; from the coding sequence ATGTCCGTTTCCTTCGAAGCCGCTGCCTCCGCCGTTCGCGATGCCCTCACCGACGCGGGGCGTGGGCTCATCGAGCGCGAGGCGATGGTGGAGCTCGTCGCCCTGTCCGCCGTGGCCGGCGAGCACCTGCTCGTCATCGGCCCGCCCGGCACCGCGAAGAGCGAGGCCGTGCGCCGTACCTCCCGCGCCCTCGGCGGCTCCTACTTCGAGTACCTCCTCGGCCGCTTCACCGAGCCTTCCGAGCTGTTTGGCCCCGTGGACCTGCGCAAGCTGCGCGAGGGGCTCGTGGAGACGGAGACCTCCGGCATGCTGCCCGAGGCCGAGGTCGCCTTCCTCGATGAAGTCTTCCTCGGCTCCACCGCCATCCTCAACACGCTGCTCGGCATCCTCAACGAGCGCACCTTCCGCCGGGGCCACACCCGCATGCGCTGCCCGCTGCGCGTCTGCGTGGGCGCCTCCAACGCGCTGCCCGAGGATGACTCGCTCGCCGCCTTCGCCGACCGCTTCCTCGCGCGCATCTTCGTCGAGCCCGTGCCCGACCCGCGGCTGGAGGAGCTGCTCGCCGGTGGCGCCGCGCTGTGGGGCGAGGGCGAGACCCGCTCGACGTCGCTGGAGTCCGTGGACGTGCTCGCCCAGGCCGCGCGCGAGGCGGACCTGTCCGTCGTCCGGCCGCACCTGGCCCACGCCCTGCGCACGCTGCGCGCCGCCGGCATCGCCCTGTCCGACCGCCGCGCGGTGAAGGTGCAGAAGCTCATCGCCTCCGCCGCCGTCCTCGCCGGCCGGCGCACCCCGAGCACCGCGGACCTGTGGCCGCTCGTCTACGCCGTGCCCACCAAGGAGGCCCAGGCGCTCGCGCGCGATGTGCTGCGCGAGCTGCTCGCCGCGTCGGAGAACCCGGCCCTCGCCTCCGCCGCGCTGGAGGCCAGCGCGGGGCCACGGGCTCGCGCGCAGCGCATCGCCACCGCGGGACACCTGCTGCTCGCGGAGCGGCCCGCTGACGGTGACGCCGAGGCGGTCGCCGCGTGGCGGCTGAAGCTGGAGGGCGTGGCCCGGGAGATGGACGCGGGCTTCGCGCTCGAGGCCATGCCCGAGGAGCTCAAGGCGCTGCGTGCCCAGCTCTCCCTGGTGCTGGCGCCCACGGCCGCCGTGGCACCGGGCGTGGCGGCCTGA
- a CDS encoding beta-propeller domain-containing protein has product MRHWKRYGWVGLALVAAGCESGSGKNGLTNEPVQSAAKLEAFAGCEALEQHIEDSATKQMRASLESLKSEFDPYSGGMPPRADDMPTGAPAEDSAGGGGAPSNHTETNNQVEGVHEADFVQNDGTRIFVLSGPQLYVHRSWPAEQLVRTALLEVEGWPREMLLDKERNRLVITSQVYEKRPGQPTLTGGGVASPAMDCAGFRCGYMYGDTLKVTVVDVADLAAPKVVEQVYLPGGYLSARRVDSAVRLVMSDQFRWPEGVRFYPEYSRGLYEDEDRLARVVDGLIRENEKLIRARTLEQWLPPGRRVDADGQVTPLAYECTDFFRNNAPTGLGFVTVLSLDLDPGAANAAPTRTSLVTSPGEVYASKDALYLATNHWWWWPEPGQRDFAYLHKFDIREPGRAAYVGSGTVEGHISNQFAMDEHEGVLRVAVTVTSRVRDLASPEWGRLETVNRVVTFREEEGALKELGRSEDLAKGERIFSARFVGTKGYVVTFRQVDPLFTFDLSDPANPRKVGELKIPGFSTYIHPVGDTHLLTLGEHRDETGGWQGRALKLSLFDVSDLANPKEAFTQIVGSQNSYSEALYQHKAFNFFPAKGLLAIPFTDWDYNAYDYWSGFRSELRVYRVDTATGFSPVGAMSMKDVYQTFNQRNWSWYWSPTVRRSVMADDYVYAITDGGLRVAKTGALQTPLATSLFQPPVMP; this is encoded by the coding sequence ATGCGGCATTGGAAACGCTATGGCTGGGTGGGGTTGGCGCTGGTGGCGGCGGGCTGTGAAAGCGGCTCGGGCAAGAACGGGCTGACGAACGAGCCGGTGCAGTCGGCGGCGAAGCTGGAGGCCTTCGCCGGCTGCGAGGCCCTGGAGCAGCACATCGAGGACAGCGCGACGAAGCAGATGCGCGCCTCGCTGGAGAGCCTCAAGAGTGAGTTCGACCCGTACAGCGGGGGCATGCCTCCCCGGGCCGACGACATGCCGACGGGCGCGCCCGCGGAGGACTCCGCCGGCGGCGGTGGCGCTCCGAGCAACCACACCGAGACGAACAACCAGGTGGAGGGCGTGCACGAGGCGGACTTCGTGCAGAACGACGGCACGCGCATCTTCGTGCTGTCCGGCCCTCAGCTGTACGTGCACCGCTCGTGGCCCGCGGAGCAATTGGTGCGCACGGCCCTGCTGGAGGTGGAGGGCTGGCCGAGGGAGATGCTCCTCGACAAGGAGCGCAACCGGCTGGTCATCACCTCGCAGGTGTACGAGAAGCGGCCGGGCCAGCCCACGCTGACGGGCGGCGGCGTGGCCTCGCCCGCCATGGACTGCGCGGGCTTCCGCTGCGGCTACATGTACGGCGACACCCTGAAGGTGACGGTGGTGGACGTGGCGGACCTCGCCGCGCCGAAGGTGGTGGAGCAGGTGTACCTGCCCGGCGGCTACCTGAGCGCGCGGCGGGTGGACAGCGCGGTGCGGCTGGTGATGTCGGACCAGTTCCGCTGGCCGGAGGGCGTGCGCTTCTACCCCGAGTACTCGCGTGGGCTGTACGAGGACGAGGACCGGCTGGCGAGGGTGGTGGACGGGCTCATCCGTGAGAACGAGAAGCTCATCCGCGCGCGGACGCTGGAGCAGTGGCTGCCGCCCGGCCGCCGCGTGGACGCGGACGGGCAGGTGACGCCGCTGGCGTACGAGTGCACGGACTTCTTCCGCAACAACGCGCCCACGGGGCTGGGCTTCGTGACGGTGCTGTCGCTGGACCTGGACCCGGGCGCGGCCAACGCGGCGCCCACCCGCACCAGCCTGGTGACGTCGCCCGGCGAGGTGTACGCGTCGAAGGACGCGCTCTACCTGGCGACCAACCACTGGTGGTGGTGGCCGGAGCCGGGGCAGCGGGACTTCGCGTACCTACACAAGTTCGACATCCGCGAGCCGGGCCGCGCCGCCTACGTGGGCAGCGGCACGGTGGAGGGCCACATCTCCAACCAGTTCGCCATGGACGAGCACGAGGGCGTGCTGCGCGTCGCCGTCACCGTGACGTCCCGGGTAAGGGACCTGGCCAGCCCGGAGTGGGGGCGCCTGGAGACCGTCAACCGCGTCGTCACCTTCCGCGAGGAGGAAGGGGCCCTGAAGGAGCTGGGGCGCAGCGAGGACCTGGCGAAGGGCGAGCGCATCTTCAGCGCGCGCTTCGTGGGCACCAAGGGCTACGTCGTCACCTTCCGGCAGGTGGACCCGCTCTTCACCTTCGATTTGAGCGACCCGGCGAACCCGCGCAAGGTGGGCGAGCTGAAGATTCCAGGCTTCTCCACGTACATCCACCCGGTGGGTGACACGCACCTGCTCACCCTGGGCGAGCACCGCGACGAGACGGGCGGCTGGCAGGGCCGTGCCCTCAAGCTGTCGCTGTTCGACGTGAGTGATTTGGCGAACCCGAAGGAGGCCTTCACGCAGATTGTCGGCTCGCAGAACAGCTACAGCGAGGCGCTCTACCAGCACAAGGCCTTCAACTTCTTCCCGGCCAAGGGGCTGCTGGCGATTCCCTTCACCGACTGGGACTACAACGCGTACGACTACTGGTCCGGCTTCCGCAGCGAGCTGCGCGTGTACCGCGTCGACACCGCCACCGGCTTCTCCCCGGTGGGCGCCATGTCGATGAAGGACGTGTACCAGACGTTCAACCAGCGCAACTGGAGCTGGTACTGGTCCCCCACGGTGCGCCGCAGCGTCATGGCGGATGACTACGTGTACGCCATCACCGACGGTGGCCTGCGCGTGGCGAAGACGGGCGCGCTCCAGACGCCGCTGGCCACGTCGCTCTTCCAGCCGCCGGTGATGCCGTGA
- a CDS encoding esterase family protein, whose protein sequence is MNREYHRWYSERLHRDMEVLLFGHSGEPVLLLPTSKGRFYQAEDFGLIGAIADRIQSGRYIVVCPDSVDEESWFNKSAHPHDRVMRHQQWEDYLLHEVVPLLTSRSTGGRLTLAGCSFGGFHSYNVGLRHPHVFRRLISMGGKFETDEFLDGHNDPEVYFHSCTQWLHGLNDAAQLAALQRVEMVLAVGEHDFCRPSNENLSSLLWKKGIGNHLAVWQGGTHDWPVWRQMIQQYLPW, encoded by the coding sequence ATGAACCGCGAATACCACCGCTGGTACAGCGAGCGCCTGCACCGGGACATGGAGGTGCTCCTCTTCGGCCACTCGGGTGAGCCGGTGCTGCTGCTCCCCACGAGCAAGGGCCGCTTCTACCAGGCCGAGGACTTCGGCCTCATCGGCGCCATCGCCGACCGCATCCAGTCCGGCCGGTACATCGTGGTGTGTCCGGACTCCGTCGACGAGGAGTCCTGGTTCAACAAGTCCGCCCACCCGCATGACCGCGTCATGCGCCACCAGCAGTGGGAGGACTACCTCCTCCACGAGGTGGTGCCCCTGCTCACCAGCCGCAGCACCGGCGGTCGCCTCACCCTCGCCGGGTGCAGCTTCGGCGGCTTCCATTCGTACAACGTCGGCCTCCGCCACCCGCACGTCTTCCGCCGCCTCATCTCCATGGGCGGCAAGTTCGAGACGGACGAGTTCCTCGACGGCCACAACGACCCGGAGGTCTACTTCCACTCCTGCACGCAGTGGCTGCACGGCCTCAACGACGCGGCGCAGCTGGCCGCCCTGCAGCGCGTGGAGATGGTCCTCGCCGTGGGCGAGCACGACTTCTGCCGCCCCTCCAACGAGAACCTCTCCAGCCTCCTGTGGAAGAAGGGCATCGGCAACCACCTCGCCGTGTGGCAGGGCGGCACCCACGACTGGCCCGTGTGGCGGCAGATGATTCAGCAGTACCTGCCCTGGTAG
- a CDS encoding TIGR02266 family protein, with product MTVPPSAARDTVFVVDDSRTAREVVRLHLARLGCEAVAMDGGEACLAELARRAPSLILLDLRMERMQGDEVCRLVKAHPAGRNVPVIMFTSAGEPHEVMHCWRAGADDFLPKPVALEALEAKLAAVRAARERAQGAPRGRRVLLVEGGRFLHTFLGGALEQEGLHVLYARDAEDAARLAALHGSQLDGFVVDVSRAPREALALASRLREVHARKPLVLLSRAEESADVLARAQALAGAPLLEKRHLGADELLGRVLGRLVPGLVPLRAAERVPFFTVVEFATAGGAAMSGFSHDASPEALFVRTLTPAREGARLSLKVLLAGQRTPCTAEATVAWANAPHPQGPFRAPAGMGLRLERMDASLTQQFVRFVPRTLGFPLTGSPRASGF from the coding sequence ATGACTGTCCCCCCTTCCGCCGCGCGCGACACCGTGTTCGTGGTGGACGACTCCCGCACCGCCCGGGAGGTGGTGCGCCTGCACCTGGCGCGGCTGGGCTGTGAGGCCGTGGCCATGGACGGGGGCGAGGCGTGCCTGGCCGAGCTGGCGCGGCGGGCCCCCTCGCTCATCCTCCTGGACCTGCGCATGGAGCGCATGCAGGGGGACGAGGTGTGCCGGCTGGTGAAGGCGCACCCGGCGGGCCGCAACGTGCCCGTCATCATGTTCACCTCCGCGGGCGAGCCGCATGAGGTCATGCACTGCTGGCGCGCGGGTGCGGACGACTTCCTGCCCAAGCCCGTGGCGCTGGAGGCGCTGGAGGCGAAGCTGGCCGCGGTGCGAGCGGCGCGGGAGCGGGCGCAGGGCGCGCCTCGCGGGCGCCGCGTGCTGCTGGTGGAGGGCGGCCGCTTCCTGCACACCTTCCTGGGCGGCGCGCTGGAGCAGGAGGGGCTGCACGTCCTCTATGCGCGCGACGCCGAGGACGCGGCGCGCCTGGCCGCGCTGCACGGCTCGCAGCTGGATGGCTTCGTGGTGGACGTGTCGCGCGCCCCGCGCGAGGCGCTGGCCCTGGCCTCGAGGCTGCGCGAGGTGCACGCGCGCAAGCCGCTGGTGCTGCTGTCGCGCGCGGAGGAGTCGGCGGACGTGCTGGCCCGCGCGCAGGCGCTGGCGGGCGCGCCGCTGCTGGAGAAGCGGCACCTGGGCGCGGACGAGCTGCTGGGCCGCGTGCTGGGGCGGCTGGTGCCGGGGCTCGTCCCGCTGCGCGCCGCGGAGCGCGTGCCCTTCTTCACCGTGGTGGAGTTCGCCACGGCGGGCGGCGCGGCCATGTCCGGCTTCAGCCATGACGCCAGCCCGGAGGCCCTCTTCGTGCGCACCCTCACCCCCGCGCGCGAGGGCGCCCGGCTGTCGCTGAAGGTGCTGCTCGCCGGCCAGCGCACGCCGTGCACCGCCGAGGCGACGGTGGCCTGGGCCAACGCGCCGCACCCCCAGGGCCCCTTCCGCGCTCCGGCCGGCATGGGCCTGCGACTGGAGCGCATGGACGCGTCGCTCACCCAGCAGTTCGTCCGCTTCGTGCCGCGGACCCTCGGTTTTCCGCTCACGGGTTCCCCCCGCGCCTCAGGTTTCTGA
- a CDS encoding YqiA/YcfP family alpha/beta fold hydrolase — translation MSTPPLPPPKSPRWMYLHGFASGPDSTKGVAVAKHYAGQGLHVERLNLRVPSMEQLHVSAMLDTVSAALGGPEERAVLFGSSLGGLVASRVAEQDARVCALVLLAPAFRVVEQLHRRMGDAAWAHWQKAGWIETDDFAEKRKVRIHSGFIPDAETVDARTGGWPDVRVPTLIIHGRTDDTCNIHYSRQWAEGRRHMRLVEVDDGHELTASLPRILAESDDFLRPWGARR, via the coding sequence ATGAGCACGCCGCCCCTGCCCCCTCCCAAGAGTCCCCGCTGGATGTATCTGCACGGCTTCGCCTCGGGACCCGATTCAACGAAGGGTGTGGCAGTGGCGAAGCACTACGCGGGCCAGGGGCTTCACGTGGAGCGCCTCAACCTCCGCGTGCCGTCGATGGAGCAACTGCACGTGAGCGCGATGCTGGACACGGTGAGCGCGGCGCTGGGCGGGCCCGAGGAGCGCGCGGTCCTCTTCGGCTCCAGCCTGGGCGGGCTCGTCGCCTCGCGGGTGGCGGAGCAGGACGCGCGGGTGTGCGCGCTGGTGTTGCTGGCGCCCGCGTTCCGGGTGGTGGAGCAGCTCCACCGCCGCATGGGAGACGCGGCGTGGGCCCACTGGCAGAAGGCCGGCTGGATTGAGACGGACGACTTCGCGGAGAAGCGCAAGGTGCGCATCCACTCCGGCTTCATCCCGGACGCGGAGACAGTGGACGCGCGCACGGGAGGCTGGCCAGACGTGCGAGTCCCCACGCTCATCATCCACGGACGCACGGACGACACCTGCAACATCCACTATTCGCGCCAGTGGGCCGAGGGCCGGCGCCACATGCGACTGGTGGAGGTGGACGACGGCCACGAGCTCACCGCGTCGCTCCCCCGAATCCTCGCCGAGTCCGACGACTTCCTGCGGCCGTGGGGCGCGCGTCGGTAA
- a CDS encoding RNA polymerase sigma factor: MSKPPPAIETLKDDVKTSWQRFLDLVEALRPELYRYCRYLTRNAWDAEDLVQESLMRAFVTLGTVFSDVPRPRAWLFRTASNLWIDRVRRSRLELAAAAPPALEPGQEPRAPREAAGTLLVQLPPQERAAVVLKDVFDFSLEEVADTLSTTVGAVKAALHRGRGRLTAPLAEAPAREPAPGVLDAFCDAFNARDMERLTALLLDSATVEIVGVVTEYGPEAPKDPRTGSFAGTMSPITYDERGGVPAELLEGYLGSIPRCEVRRHRDSWVLLFWYEHVQGPRVRTVMTVETDGDRIARVRNYFFTPDVIAEICAELGVPFQVNGYRYWPGAAPPPTPSTREGDGA, encoded by the coding sequence ATGAGCAAGCCACCGCCCGCCATCGAGACTCTCAAGGACGACGTCAAGACGTCCTGGCAGCGCTTCCTCGACCTCGTGGAGGCGCTCCGGCCCGAGCTCTACCGCTACTGCCGCTACCTCACCCGGAACGCGTGGGATGCGGAGGACCTGGTGCAGGAGTCGCTCATGCGCGCCTTCGTGACGCTTGGGACTGTGTTCAGCGACGTCCCGCGGCCCCGCGCCTGGCTGTTCCGGACGGCCTCGAACCTCTGGATTGACCGCGTGCGCCGCTCGCGGCTCGAGCTGGCCGCCGCCGCGCCTCCAGCCCTCGAGCCCGGCCAGGAGCCCCGCGCGCCGCGCGAGGCGGCCGGCACGTTGCTCGTGCAGCTCCCACCCCAGGAGCGCGCGGCGGTGGTCCTCAAGGACGTCTTCGACTTCTCGCTCGAGGAAGTCGCGGACACGCTCTCGACGACGGTGGGCGCGGTGAAGGCCGCCCTCCACCGCGGGCGGGGGCGACTGACGGCCCCGCTGGCCGAAGCGCCCGCCCGCGAGCCCGCGCCCGGAGTGCTGGATGCGTTCTGCGACGCCTTCAACGCGCGGGACATGGAGCGCCTCACGGCGCTGCTGCTCGACAGTGCCACGGTGGAAATCGTGGGCGTGGTCACCGAGTACGGGCCCGAGGCCCCCAAGGACCCGCGCACCGGCTCCTTCGCGGGCACGATGTCCCCCATCACCTACGACGAGCGCGGCGGCGTCCCGGCCGAGCTGCTCGAGGGATACCTCGGCTCCATCCCTCGCTGCGAGGTGCGTCGGCACCGCGACTCGTGGGTCCTGCTCTTCTGGTACGAGCACGTGCAGGGCCCCCGGGTCCGCACGGTGATGACCGTGGAGACCGACGGCGACCGCATCGCCCGGGTCCGCAACTACTTCTTCACCCCGGACGTGATTGCGGAAATCTGCGCCGAGCTCGGCGTCCCCTTCCAGGTGAACGGCTACCGCTACTGGCCGGGGGCGGCACCGCCTCCCACCCCTTCCACGAGGGAGGGGGACGGTGCCTAG